One segment of Candidatus Pelagibacter ubique HTCC1062 DNA contains the following:
- a CDS encoding molybdopterin synthase catalytic subunit produces the protein MLHAKIIDIEKNKIKTSEAEAFIKSSTYGASIIFTGNVRNINENKEVIGIAYDSHDELVLKSFEEIYKETTEKLKIIDKAVFIEHIKGYVGLGETSIIIAVACKHRDEAYVLSRYIIEEIKKRSPIWKKEHYKNDESEWLKGNPIKK, from the coding sequence ATGTTACATGCAAAAATTATAGATATTGAAAAAAATAAAATAAAAACTTCTGAAGCAGAAGCATTTATCAAATCATCTACATACGGAGCTTCAATTATTTTTACAGGAAATGTAAGAAATATTAATGAAAATAAAGAAGTTATTGGTATAGCTTATGATAGTCATGACGAACTAGTACTAAAAAGTTTTGAAGAAATTTATAAAGAGACTACAGAAAAACTTAAAATTATAGATAAAGCAGTCTTTATAGAGCATATAAAGGGCTATGTGGGGCTTGGAGAAACTAGTATAATTATCGCAGTTGCCTGCAAACATAGAGATGAAGCTTACGTATTATCTAGGTATATAATTGAAGAAATCAAAAAAAGATCACCTATTTGGAAAAAAGAACATTATAAAAATGATGAAAGTGAATGGTTAAAAGGTAATCCTATTAAAAAATGA
- the moaC gene encoding cyclic pyranopterin monophosphate synthase MoaC has protein sequence MANLKVINEEKLKDWAKEIFKKNSFNMIDVSSKKETFRRALASGKIYVGKEVFNLIRNKEMPKGDPITLAEVSAILGVKKTSELIPLCHPLPIDHTATKIIMHEDDSSLEVFCVVSAVAKTGVEMEAIMGVNAALITIYDLSKIVNPHLRIDNVKLLIKEGGKSGLWINPDGLPEFLKDIF, from the coding sequence ATGGCAAACTTAAAAGTGATAAACGAAGAAAAATTAAAAGACTGGGCTAAAGAAATTTTTAAAAAAAATTCTTTTAACATGATTGATGTTTCATCAAAAAAAGAAACATTTAGAAGAGCGTTAGCTTCTGGTAAAATTTATGTAGGAAAAGAAGTTTTTAATCTAATTAGAAATAAAGAAATGCCTAAAGGTGATCCGATCACTTTAGCTGAAGTTTCAGCAATTTTAGGTGTTAAAAAAACTAGTGAATTAATTCCATTATGTCACCCACTTCCAATAGATCATACTGCAACAAAAATTATCATGCATGAAGATGATAGCTCTTTAGAGGTTTTTTGTGTTGTGTCAGCTGTTGCAAAAACTGGTGTTGAAATGGAAGCTATTATGGGAGTTAATGCTGCATTAATTACAATCTATGATCTTAGTAAAATTGTAAACCCACATCTTAGAATTGATAATGTGAAATTATTAATTAAAGAAGGTGGAAAAAGTGGTCTATGGATCAATCCTGATGGACTACCAGAGTTTTTAAAAGATATTTTTTAA
- the moaA gene encoding GTP 3',8-cyclase MoaA, with translation MKLLSDTFGRKFPYIRLSITDVCNYKCSYCLPQGYKKTPGDTRSFMSAQEISRLTKALSELGVCKIRLTGGEPTVRKDFFDILKDMKQNSNIPKVTMTTNGYRLDKIAEQLFEAGLDGINISIDSLNRETFKKLTGHDRLNEILEGIKILQKLDFKNIKINAVLLKGINDTHEEFKKFGNFIKDNNIDFRFIELMQTGDNLEYFKKNHVSSKLFKDYLEKNNWIPQTYGKDAGPSLNFIHPNFKGKFGLIAPYTKDFCQTCNRLRVTSRGDLRLCLFGNTGISIRHLLQDDAQKDELVDLIIKQLHLKKESHYLELGDTGITPNLSSTGG, from the coding sequence ATGAAATTACTAAGTGATACTTTTGGAAGAAAATTTCCCTACATAAGACTATCGATCACAGACGTCTGTAATTATAAGTGCTCCTACTGTTTGCCACAAGGTTATAAAAAAACGCCTGGAGACACGAGAAGTTTTATGTCTGCTCAAGAAATATCCAGATTAACAAAAGCATTGTCTGAATTAGGTGTTTGTAAAATTAGATTAACTGGTGGAGAACCAACAGTTAGAAAAGACTTTTTTGATATCTTAAAAGATATGAAGCAAAATTCCAATATACCCAAAGTAACAATGACAACTAATGGTTATCGTTTGGACAAAATTGCAGAACAATTATTTGAAGCTGGTTTAGATGGAATAAATATTAGTATTGACAGTTTAAATAGAGAAACTTTTAAAAAACTAACAGGACATGACAGGCTTAATGAAATTTTAGAAGGCATAAAGATTTTACAAAAACTAGATTTTAAAAATATAAAAATTAATGCCGTTTTACTCAAAGGTATTAATGATACCCATGAAGAGTTTAAAAAATTTGGAAATTTCATAAAAGATAACAATATTGATTTTAGATTTATAGAATTGATGCAAACTGGTGATAATTTAGAATATTTTAAAAAAAATCATGTTTCCTCTAAATTATTCAAAGATTATTTAGAGAAAAATAACTGGATACCGCAAACTTATGGGAAAGATGCGGGTCCTTCATTAAATTTTATACATCCAAATTTTAAGGGTAAATTTGGATTAATTGCTCCTTATACTAAAGATTTTTGCCAAACTTGTAATAGATTAAGAGTTACCTCTAGAGGTGATTTAAGATTATGTTTGTTTGGTAATACCGGAATTAGCATCAGGCATTTATTGCAAGATGATGCTCAAAAAGATGAACTTGTAGATCTTATCATAAAACAATTGCATCTTAAAAAAGAGTCACATTATTTAGAACTTGGAGATACTGGAATTACTCCAAATTTATCTAGTACTGGAGGATAA
- a CDS encoding phytanoyl-CoA dioxygenase family protein produces the protein MSKIITKSELDLFKKDGAVLIKGKFDNAWIEKLKKGIKKGKESPSPRFVNHTKDQKLPGYYEDFWTWNLHEEFKDFIFNSPTPKIAAELLEAQKINLVMDNWFFREAGSKSSPPFHHDISYFDFEGSMCVLWLPLEPIKKEDGIAWVKGSHLWDKLFLRTRFNDGHEVDGEPGIVNGKKYELTPNILENKDNYEFLQWDLEVGDCIYFDIRTLHGGLNTVTPKKDIHRYTLRMAKENSRIIYRGDWAREERVIMEDNGYKNGDDLSGKMFPTLFETS, from the coding sequence ATGAGCAAAATTATTACCAAATCGGAACTGGATCTATTTAAAAAAGACGGAGCTGTCTTAATCAAAGGTAAATTTGATAACGCATGGATTGAAAAGTTAAAAAAAGGAATCAAAAAAGGTAAAGAAAGTCCTAGTCCAAGATTTGTAAATCATACAAAAGATCAAAAATTACCAGGATATTATGAGGATTTTTGGACCTGGAATTTACATGAAGAATTCAAAGATTTTATATTTAATTCACCAACTCCAAAAATTGCAGCAGAACTTTTAGAAGCACAAAAGATTAACTTAGTGATGGATAATTGGTTTTTCAGGGAAGCTGGGTCGAAGTCATCACCACCTTTTCATCATGATATATCATATTTCGATTTTGAAGGATCTATGTGTGTATTGTGGTTACCACTTGAACCAATAAAAAAAGAGGATGGTATAGCATGGGTTAAAGGTTCACATTTATGGGATAAATTATTCCTAAGAACGCGGTTTAATGACGGCCATGAAGTTGATGGTGAACCAGGGATTGTTAATGGAAAAAAATATGAATTAACTCCTAACATATTAGAAAATAAAGATAATTATGAATTTCTACAATGGGATCTGGAAGTTGGTGACTGTATTTATTTTGATATTAGAACACTACATGGAGGATTAAATACTGTCACACCCAAAAAAGATATTCATAGATACACACTAAGAATGGCAAAAGAAAATTCTAGAATTATTTATAGAGGAGATTGGGCCAGAGAAGAAAGAGTTATTATGGAAGATAATGGTTATAAAAATGGTGATGATTTATCTGGAAAAATGTTTCCAACTTTATTTGAAACTAGCTAA
- a CDS encoding GYD domain-containing protein, which translates to MIRSYKLIKEKVMKKYIVMGNYTAKAFQGFMKDPKQDRSTAVKALTEAVGGKFESFYITRGPYDFVAVTSGDMPYENFAGIKLAVEASGTVENMVILEEMNMNKAAEIAAKAMAGYKPAG; encoded by the coding sequence ATGATTAGATCTTACAAATTAATAAAGGAGAAAGTTATGAAAAAATATATTGTAATGGGTAATTATACAGCAAAGGCCTTCCAAGGTTTTATGAAGGACCCTAAGCAAGATAGATCAACTGCGGTAAAAGCATTAACTGAAGCAGTAGGAGGGAAATTTGAATCTTTTTATATTACGAGAGGTCCTTATGATTTCGTTGCTGTCACTTCAGGAGATATGCCTTATGAAAATTTTGCTGGTATAAAATTAGCTGTGGAAGCAAGCGGAACAGTAGAGAATATGGTTATTCTTGAAGAGATGAATATGAATAAAGCTGCCGAGATTGCCGCTAAAGCTATGGCTGGCTACAAACCTGCTGGTTAA
- a CDS encoding NAD-dependent succinate-semialdehyde dehydrogenase, which yields MYEKFGQFIDGNWSPSSNKETYKVINPATEEVLGHASKATPVDVDRALKSAEKGLAIWRKTPPWQRAYTLRKIADMVREKKDVLAKWMTLENGKPLAEGVGETNGAADIFEWNAEETKRIYGQIVESRFEDTRVHVYYQPIGVVAALSPWNFPLVLAARKISTALAAGCSVIIKPDTITPGVVMELVDICRECGIPAGVVNLLSGDPPAIASQLISSDIIKKISVTGSTRVGKIILKQAADKLQRVTMELSGHSPFIVFDDADLNKATDIAIAAKFRNNGQVCISPNRFYIQESKKDEFVGLFIEKTKKLKIGNGMDPDTQLGPLTTQKRLNEVEELVEKTKQEGAKVLLGGKRPAGFNKGFYYEPTVFDDVKDDFTIMKQEPFGPLVPMLSFKSFDEVIERANDNDLGLCSYICTNSMDKAYRASELMEAGIACVNTGVVAVAEAPFGGIKQTGYGREGGSNAIKDYLNVKYTHMGIKG from the coding sequence ATGTACGAAAAATTTGGACAATTTATCGATGGCAATTGGTCGCCCTCTTCTAACAAGGAAACTTATAAAGTTATCAATCCTGCAACAGAAGAAGTTTTAGGCCACGCTTCAAAAGCAACACCTGTTGATGTGGATAGAGCATTAAAATCTGCAGAAAAGGGATTAGCTATTTGGAGAAAAACTCCACCATGGCAAAGAGCTTATACGCTTAGAAAAATTGCTGACATGGTAAGAGAAAAAAAAGATGTACTTGCTAAATGGATGACTTTAGAAAATGGAAAACCTTTAGCAGAAGGTGTTGGTGAAACGAATGGTGCTGCAGATATTTTTGAATGGAATGCTGAAGAGACAAAAAGAATTTATGGACAAATTGTAGAAAGTAGATTTGAAGACACGAGAGTGCATGTTTATTATCAACCGATTGGAGTAGTGGCTGCTTTGTCACCTTGGAATTTTCCACTTGTATTAGCTGCTAGAAAAATTTCTACAGCATTAGCTGCGGGCTGTTCAGTAATTATCAAGCCAGACACAATTACACCAGGTGTGGTTATGGAATTAGTCGATATTTGTAGGGAATGCGGAATACCCGCTGGTGTAGTTAATCTTTTGTCAGGTGATCCACCTGCAATTGCGTCACAATTAATTTCATCTGATATTATTAAAAAAATCTCAGTTACAGGCTCAACTAGAGTTGGTAAAATAATTTTAAAACAAGCTGCAGATAAATTACAAAGAGTAACAATGGAGTTAAGTGGTCATTCTCCTTTCATTGTATTTGATGATGCTGATTTAAATAAAGCAACGGACATAGCTATTGCTGCTAAATTTAGAAATAATGGTCAAGTTTGTATTTCACCTAATAGATTTTACATTCAGGAAAGTAAAAAAGATGAGTTCGTTGGTTTATTTATTGAAAAAACTAAAAAACTTAAGATTGGTAATGGTATGGATCCAGATACACAACTAGGACCGTTAACAACGCAAAAAAGACTAAATGAAGTTGAAGAGCTAGTTGAAAAAACGAAACAAGAAGGAGCTAAAGTTTTATTGGGAGGTAAGAGGCCTGCAGGATTTAATAAAGGTTTTTATTATGAGCCAACTGTTTTTGATGATGTTAAAGATGACTTTACGATCATGAAACAAGAACCATTTGGGCCATTAGTTCCAATGCTGTCATTTAAATCTTTTGATGAAGTTATTGAAAGAGCAAATGATAATGATTTAGGTCTTTGTAGTTATATTTGTACTAATTCAATGGATAAAGCTTATAGAGCCTCTGAATTAATGGAAGCAGGCATTGCTTGTGTGAATACTGGTGTTGTAGCAGTTGCAGAAGCTCCATTTGGTGGAATAAAACAAACTGGCTATGGTAGAGAAGGTGGCTCTAACGCAATTAAAGATTATCTAAATGTTAAATATACTCATATGGGTATTAAGGGCTAG
- a CDS encoding SDR family NAD(P)-dependent oxidoreductase has protein sequence MNNYNLKGRRAIVTGGAQGFGFAITKRFLESGAEVIIWDIDQKAVDEALKELSSEKCSHQIVDVTNFGDITKNIELSTKEKNVDIFVNNAGMAGKNTQVWNYPNDEWLKVMNLDLNSVFYCCKAIAPHMIKNNYGRIVNIASIAGKEGNPNASAYSTAKAGVIGLTKSLGKELADKNIAVNAVTPAAAKTRIFDQMTEEHINYMLSKIPRNRFAKVDELASLVTWLAAEENSFSTAAVFDLSGGRATY, from the coding sequence ATGAATAATTATAATTTAAAGGGTAGAAGAGCAATAGTAACAGGTGGCGCACAAGGTTTTGGTTTTGCAATTACAAAAAGATTTTTAGAATCTGGTGCTGAAGTTATAATTTGGGATATTGATCAAAAAGCTGTTGATGAAGCATTAAAAGAGCTTTCATCTGAAAAATGTAGCCATCAAATAGTTGATGTCACTAACTTCGGTGACATAACAAAAAATATTGAACTAAGTACTAAAGAAAAAAATGTAGATATTTTTGTAAATAATGCGGGTATGGCCGGTAAAAATACACAAGTTTGGAATTATCCAAATGATGAATGGTTAAAAGTAATGAACTTAGATTTAAATTCAGTCTTTTATTGCTGTAAAGCAATAGCACCTCACATGATTAAGAATAATTATGGAAGAATAGTAAATATTGCATCTATTGCAGGAAAAGAGGGTAATCCGAATGCTAGTGCATATAGCACCGCAAAAGCGGGTGTTATAGGACTTACAAAATCGTTAGGTAAAGAATTAGCTGATAAAAATATTGCCGTTAATGCTGTAACGCCAGCAGCAGCTAAGACTAGAATTTTCGATCAAATGACTGAGGAACATATAAATTATATGCTCTCTAAAATTCCAAGAAATAGATTTGCTAAAGTTGATGAGTTAGCGTCATTAGTTACTTGGTTAGCTGCAGAAGAGAATTCTTTTTCAACTGCTGCAGTTTTTGATTTAAGTGGTGGAAGAGCAACTTATTAA
- a CDS encoding ROK family protein, giving the protein MQIGFDVGATKIESVILKDNGEEVDRSRRDCPKDYLSIVQTIKDVVVELEKKHNKTLPVGVCHPGVHSPQTGLVKNAPNCVWIEKQPFQKSLREALNREVFCENDGNCFALSEAIDGAGKHYKIVYGIILGSGAGGGLVIDKQIVSGPNGVAGEWGHNQLPFMAAQKEELKTLNLRDAEVESFVSGLGLAKRFNKKYKKNLKANEIFELYRRHELDAEKMIEEFKTNLAMSLATIVNILDPDVFIFGGGVTNEIDFFDEIENLTKKYVIGKEYEGVFLKPKYGDASGVRGAARLGRKSSY; this is encoded by the coding sequence ATGCAAATTGGATTTGACGTTGGTGCCACAAAAATAGAAAGTGTCATTTTAAAAGATAACGGTGAAGAAGTTGACAGAAGTAGAAGAGACTGTCCAAAAGATTACCTTTCAATAGTTCAAACCATAAAAGATGTTGTAGTTGAGCTAGAAAAAAAACATAATAAAACATTACCAGTTGGTGTATGTCATCCAGGCGTTCATTCTCCACAAACAGGACTAGTTAAAAATGCGCCTAACTGTGTTTGGATTGAAAAACAACCTTTTCAAAAAAGTCTTCGTGAAGCTCTAAATAGAGAAGTTTTTTGTGAAAATGATGGAAATTGTTTTGCATTATCTGAAGCAATAGATGGTGCTGGCAAACATTATAAAATTGTATATGGAATTATTCTTGGATCTGGTGCGGGAGGTGGATTGGTTATAGATAAACAGATTGTTTCAGGACCTAATGGTGTTGCTGGGGAATGGGGTCACAATCAGCTACCATTTATGGCTGCCCAAAAAGAGGAGCTTAAGACATTAAATCTAAGAGATGCAGAGGTTGAAAGTTTTGTATCAGGATTAGGGTTGGCTAAAAGATTTAATAAAAAGTATAAAAAAAATTTGAAAGCTAATGAAATATTTGAACTCTATAGAAGACATGAATTAGATGCAGAAAAAATGATAGAGGAATTTAAGACTAATCTTGCAATGTCTTTAGCTACTATAGTTAATATTCTTGACCCAGATGTTTTTATATTTGGTGGTGGTGTTACAAATGAAATAGATTTTTTTGATGAGATAGAAAACTTAACTAAAAAATATGTTATAGGCAAAGAATATGAAGGTGTTTTCTTAAAACCCAAATATGGAGATGCCAGTGGAGTTAGGGGTGCGGCAAGATTAGGTAGAAAATCAAGCTATTAA
- a CDS encoding ABC transporter substrate-binding protein — translation MKMKKLIVALIALALTPSVSFAAPKAEVLHWWTGGGEAKALKVLQDEFAAQNGVWLDMPVSGGGGDAAMQTLKARIVANDAPAAAQIKGPTIQEYDEEGVVAPYNIDAVAKKEGWDNLLSKQVASHMKCDDGKAYCAAPVNIHRIDWIWANKKVLDSNGIKMPSTWAEFNAAADKLQANGIIPLAHGSQPWQDATVFEAVALGVGGNDFYRKAFVDLDAATLGGSTMTKVFDQMRKLKGYTDAGSPGRDWNVATGMVMEGKAAFQIMGDWAKGEFAANNMAPGKDYICAPTPSNNGYLYNVDSFIFYKVKGKDKVEGQKLLASLMMGKNFQKVFNIYKGSIPARLDVSMDEFDMCAKKSNADLKTAGSKGGLLPSFAHGMALRLAQKGAIQDVVTEHFNSNMSSSDAAKKLAAAVKASL, via the coding sequence ATGAAAATGAAGAAACTGATAGTTGCTTTAATAGCTCTAGCTCTTACTCCAAGTGTTTCATTTGCAGCACCTAAGGCTGAGGTATTGCACTGGTGGACAGGTGGTGGTGAAGCAAAAGCTTTAAAAGTATTACAAGATGAGTTTGCTGCACAAAATGGAGTTTGGTTAGACATGCCTGTTTCTGGTGGTGGTGGAGATGCAGCAATGCAAACACTAAAAGCTAGAATAGTTGCTAACGATGCACCAGCAGCAGCTCAAATTAAAGGTCCTACAATTCAAGAGTACGATGAAGAGGGTGTAGTTGCACCTTACAACATTGATGCTGTTGCAAAAAAAGAGGGTTGGGACAATCTTTTAAGTAAGCAAGTTGCTAGTCATATGAAATGTGATGATGGTAAAGCGTATTGTGCTGCACCTGTAAACATTCACAGAATTGACTGGATCTGGGCTAATAAAAAAGTTCTAGATTCTAATGGTATTAAAATGCCTTCTACTTGGGCAGAGTTTAATGCTGCTGCGGATAAACTACAAGCAAATGGAATTATTCCTTTAGCTCATGGTAGTCAACCTTGGCAAGATGCAACAGTATTTGAAGCTGTAGCTCTTGGTGTCGGTGGTAATGATTTCTACAGAAAAGCTTTTGTAGATTTAGATGCTGCTACGTTAGGTGGATCAACTATGACTAAAGTGTTTGATCAAATGAGAAAACTTAAAGGTTACACTGATGCTGGTTCTCCAGGTAGAGACTGGAACGTTGCTACTGGTATGGTAATGGAAGGCAAAGCTGCTTTTCAAATCATGGGTGATTGGGCAAAAGGTGAATTTGCTGCTAACAACATGGCACCAGGAAAAGATTATATCTGTGCGCCAACTCCATCTAACAATGGATATCTTTACAATGTAGACTCATTTATTTTCTACAAAGTTAAAGGTAAAGATAAAGTTGAAGGTCAAAAACTACTTGCTAGCTTAATGATGGGAAAAAACTTCCAAAAAGTTTTCAACATCTATAAAGGTTCGATACCTGCAAGATTAGATGTTTCTATGGATGAGTTTGATATGTGTGCTAAAAAATCAAACGCAGACTTAAAAACTGCTGGTTCTAAGGGTGGATTACTACCAAGTTTTGCTCACGGTATGGCATTAAGACTTGCACAAAAAGGTGCTATTCAAGATGTAGTTACTGAGCATTTCAATTCAAATATGTCTTCATCTGATGCTGCTAAAAAACTAGCTGCAGCAGTTAAGGCTTCGCTATAA
- a CDS encoding carbohydrate ABC transporter permease, whose protein sequence is MFWLKKNLPKLVLVPSLGILSWFVYGFIFWTIYISFTKSKMLPRYEIWGIDQYIRLWNMPRWHVAVENLLIFTVLFIILCIAIGILLSILLDQKIRAEGFLRTIYLYPMALSFIVTGTAWKWVLNPTLGIEKFVNDMGFETFKFDWLVTPEMSIYTIVIAGVWQSSGFIMAIFLAGLRSVDDEIIKAAKIDGAGIFSIYSKIILPMMRPVFMSAIVILVHLSIKSYDLIIALTSGGPGISSDMPAVFMTAMAFHRSEVGLASASAIMMFLTVSAIVVPYLYSELKRENAR, encoded by the coding sequence ATGTTTTGGTTAAAAAAAAATTTACCTAAATTAGTTCTAGTACCATCACTTGGAATTTTATCTTGGTTTGTGTATGGTTTTATTTTTTGGACGATTTATATTTCTTTTACAAAATCTAAGATGCTACCAAGGTACGAAATTTGGGGGATAGATCAGTATATTAGATTATGGAATATGCCAAGATGGCATGTAGCAGTTGAAAATTTACTAATATTTACAGTGTTATTTATAATCTTATGTATTGCTATTGGAATTCTTCTTTCAATATTACTGGACCAAAAGATTAGAGCAGAAGGTTTTTTAAGAACAATTTATTTATACCCTATGGCTTTATCGTTCATAGTGACAGGAACAGCTTGGAAATGGGTTCTAAATCCAACACTAGGCATTGAAAAGTTTGTTAATGATATGGGTTTTGAAACCTTTAAATTTGATTGGTTAGTAACACCAGAAATGTCAATCTACACGATAGTAATAGCCGGTGTATGGCAATCTTCCGGATTTATTATGGCAATTTTTTTAGCAGGCCTGAGATCGGTTGATGATGAAATTATTAAAGCTGCAAAAATAGATGGTGCAGGAATTTTTTCAATTTATAGTAAAATTATTCTTCCAATGATGAGACCAGTTTTTATGAGTGCAATAGTAATTTTGGTTCATTTATCAATCAAGAGTTATGATTTAATTATAGCACTAACCTCAGGTGGGCCAGGAATTTCATCAGATATGCCCGCAGTGTTTATGACTGCTATGGCTTTTCATAGAAGTGAAGTGGGACTAGCATCTGCAAGTGCGATAATGATGTTTTTAACAGTATCTGCAATTGTTGTGCCGTATTTGTATTCAGAATTAAAGAGGGAAAATGCAAGATAA
- a CDS encoding carbohydrate ABC transporter permease: MQDKEKLNLNRLEANSKRKNIIYRWILYFILGIFVFYYLTPLYVMIVTSFKTMPEIRQGNLFSLPESIKFDAWKQAWDGAGFTGGDVVLKPYFWNSIKLVVPAVIISTLLGAINGYALTKWRFKGDSYIFLLFLFGTFIPYQAILLPMARTLGVLGMSNSISGLILVHVVYGVCFTTLFCRNYYVSISDEMVRAARIDGAGFFKIFFKIILPISIPILVVTVIWQFTQVWNDFLFGATFSFGEAAPIQVALNNLVLTSTAVKRYNVDMAAAIITGVPTLIVYILAGNYFIKGLTAGSVKG; the protein is encoded by the coding sequence ATGCAAGATAAAGAAAAATTAAATCTTAATAGATTAGAAGCAAATTCTAAAAGAAAAAATATTATCTATAGATGGATTTTATATTTTATATTAGGAATTTTTGTATTTTATTATTTAACTCCACTATATGTAATGATTGTAACATCATTTAAAACTATGCCAGAAATTAGACAGGGTAATTTATTTTCTTTACCAGAATCTATTAAGTTTGATGCTTGGAAACAGGCCTGGGATGGAGCTGGATTTACAGGAGGTGATGTTGTTCTTAAACCTTATTTTTGGAATTCTATTAAGTTAGTAGTCCCAGCAGTTATAATATCAACTTTACTTGGAGCTATTAACGGTTACGCTTTAACAAAATGGAGATTTAAAGGAGATTCATATATATTTCTATTATTTTTATTTGGAACTTTTATACCCTATCAAGCAATATTATTACCAATGGCTAGAACTCTAGGTGTCCTAGGAATGTCAAATTCAATAAGTGGGCTAATATTAGTTCATGTAGTATATGGAGTTTGTTTTACAACATTATTCTGCAGAAATTATTATGTATCTATTTCAGATGAAATGGTAAGAGCTGCAAGAATTGATGGAGCAGGATTCTTTAAAATATTTTTTAAAATTATCCTACCAATTTCTATTCCTATACTAGTTGTAACTGTCATTTGGCAATTCACACAAGTATGGAATGATTTTTTATTTGGAGCTACTTTTTCATTTGGGGAAGCAGCACCAATTCAAGTAGCCCTTAATAATTTGGTATTAACAAGTACAGCTGTCAAAAGATATAACGTAGATATGGCAGCAGCAATTATTACAGGTGTTCCAACATTAATAGTTTATATTCTTGCTGGAAATTATTTTATTAAAGGACTAACAGCAGGATCAGTGAAAGGATAA
- a CDS encoding ABC transporter ATP-binding protein → MATLKINDINKNFGKTEVLKGINLDIKHGEFLVLLGPSGCGKSTLLNTIAGLETSNSGDILIDDHNVNNMEPSDRDIALVFQSYALYPAMTVRKNVTFGLEQRKTPKEKIEKALNDVSNLLQITQLLDRKPSQLSGGQRQRVAMGRALVRDPKIFLFDEPLSNLDAKLRVEMRREIKKLHQKLGTTIVYVTHDQTEAMSLGTNIAIMDHGLIQQCDTPKNIYNKPESVFVADFIGSPSMNLIEGKLKKHDNNIIFMPNGSNDSIKIPVGNYSFKNKFENTELTTYLGIRPEHIYFDKINPDCFEIDLKSELLEYTGHEQIVTFDYLGQQVLGKFASTFDIEINKELKLNIDTSQISLFDKDSKKRI, encoded by the coding sequence ATGGCAACTTTAAAAATTAATGACATCAATAAAAACTTTGGAAAAACTGAAGTTTTAAAAGGAATTAATCTAGATATTAAACACGGTGAATTTCTTGTACTTTTAGGACCATCTGGGTGTGGAAAATCTACATTGTTAAATACAATTGCAGGTCTAGAAACATCCAATAGCGGGGATATTTTGATAGACGATCATAATGTAAATAATATGGAGCCAAGTGATAGAGATATTGCTTTAGTGTTCCAGTCTTATGCTCTTTATCCAGCAATGACTGTTAGAAAAAACGTTACCTTTGGACTGGAACAAAGAAAAACTCCAAAAGAAAAAATAGAAAAAGCATTAAATGATGTTTCTAATTTATTACAAATAACACAACTGTTAGACAGAAAACCATCTCAATTATCTGGTGGTCAACGTCAACGGGTTGCAATGGGTAGAGCGTTAGTAAGAGACCCCAAAATTTTTCTATTTGATGAACCGTTATCAAATCTTGATGCAAAATTAAGAGTTGAAATGAGAAGAGAAATAAAAAAACTACATCAAAAACTTGGAACTACAATAGTTTATGTTACACATGATCAAACGGAAGCTATGAGCTTAGGTACAAATATTGCAATTATGGATCATGGATTAATTCAACAATGTGATACACCTAAAAATATTTACAATAAACCTGAAAGTGTCTTTGTTGCAGATTTTATTGGATCTCCATCAATGAATTTGATTGAAGGTAAATTAAAGAAACATGATAATAATATTATTTTTATGCCCAATGGTTCAAATGATAGTATTAAAATACCAGTTGGGAACTACTCTTTTAAAAATAAATTTGAAAACACTGAACTAACTACTTATTTAGGAATTAGACCAGAACACATTTACTTTGATAAAATTAATCCTGATTGTTTTGAAATTGATTTAAAGTCGGAGCTTTTAGAATACACAGGTCATGAGCAAATAGTAACGTTTGATTATCTTGGACAACAAGTTCTTGGTAAGTTTGCATCTACATTTGATATAGAAATAAATAAAGAATTAAAATTAAATATTGATACATCTCAAATTTCTTTATTTGATAAAGATTCAAAAAAGAGGATTTAA